One window of the Synechococcus sp. CC9311 genome contains the following:
- a CDS encoding chlorophyll a/b-binding protein, translated as MDSTSMPQGDCFQEEASEQSKSGRFVAAELLNGRLAMLGFVIGLFTEALTGHGILSQFTFGVLGLN; from the coding sequence ATGGATTCCACTTCTATGCCCCAGGGCGATTGCTTCCAGGAAGAAGCTTCAGAGCAAAGCAAGTCAGGGCGTTTTGTTGCTGCTGAGCTTCTCAACGGTCGCTTAGCCATGCTTGGCTTTGTGATCGGTCTTTTCACGGAAGCGTTGACAGGTCATGGCATTCTGAGCCAATTCACTTTTGGTGTTTTAGGCCTTAATTGA
- a CDS encoding DUF3288 family protein — protein sequence MAEDIQQTHPLYSSDRDILDSLLGFEGAPGPDQLTSAARLATRYGEFPGADDIKTDLEKVVAGWGFTRETLNRQCREIWASGWRPGQSLSDEVGSGSDVSDSEAL from the coding sequence ATGGCAGAAGACATTCAGCAAACCCATCCGCTCTATTCGTCGGATCGGGACATTTTGGATTCATTGCTTGGTTTTGAAGGTGCTCCGGGGCCGGACCAGCTGACCTCAGCAGCAAGACTTGCGACGCGATATGGAGAGTTTCCTGGGGCTGATGACATCAAGACAGACTTAGAGAAAGTGGTTGCTGGCTGGGGCTTCACTCGTGAAACTCTCAATCGTCAATGCAGAGAGATTTGGGCAAGTGGTTGGCGTCCAGGTCAAAGCCTCAGTGATGAAGTGGGCTCTGGATCCGATGTTAGTGATTCGGAAGCGCTCTAA
- a CDS encoding MAPEG family protein — protein sequence MNLIALFTAAPAAPYAWSLVLAGAVVIASIVPLGAARSQADFTMADMDAPRAMFDRLPAWGKRASWAHQNSFESFGLHAPAALLALIAALQTGPLPGLAAIVALIQPILRLIYIGAYVGNIAALRGLCWASALFCTGILYVEGLKALLQSA from the coding sequence ATGAATTTAATTGCGTTGTTTACAGCAGCTCCAGCGGCTCCTTATGCCTGGTCTCTTGTGCTGGCTGGCGCGGTTGTGATTGCAAGCATTGTTCCTCTTGGTGCGGCGCGCTCCCAGGCTGACTTCACCATGGCTGACATGGATGCGCCAAGGGCGATGTTTGATCGTCTGCCAGCCTGGGGTAAGCGCGCCAGTTGGGCCCATCAAAACAGTTTTGAATCATTTGGCCTGCATGCACCCGCAGCGTTGTTGGCTCTCATCGCTGCTCTTCAGACAGGACCTTTGCCAGGCCTTGCCGCAATTGTTGCGCTCATTCAGCCGATCCTGCGTCTTATTTATATCGGTGCCTACGTCGGCAACATTGCAGCCTTGCGAGGCTTGTGCTGGGCTTCGGCGCTCTTTTGCACCGGCATTTTGTATGTGGAGGGCTTGAAGGCTCTTCTTCAATCAGCTTGA
- the plsY gene encoding glycerol-3-phosphate 1-O-acyltransferase PlsY produces MGFFSLILGYLLGSIPSGWIAGRWLKGIDLRELGSGSTGATNVLRQVGKVPALVVFLIDVGKGAAAVLVARALGLGDWIQVLAGLTALAGHIWPVWLNFKGGKAVATGFGMFLGLAWPVGLASFGVFLLTLWIFRIVSLSSVLAAVSLPLLMIRFSGIGSYVLIALVAMGLVLWRHRSNLSRILDGSEPKIGQKD; encoded by the coding sequence ATGGGTTTCTTTTCTCTCATCCTCGGCTACCTACTCGGATCCATCCCCAGTGGCTGGATTGCAGGGCGCTGGCTCAAAGGCATTGACTTGCGCGAGCTCGGTTCGGGCTCCACAGGAGCCACCAATGTGCTCCGGCAAGTGGGAAAAGTTCCAGCATTGGTCGTTTTTTTGATCGATGTAGGCAAAGGCGCCGCCGCTGTCTTAGTCGCCCGAGCGCTTGGACTAGGTGATTGGATTCAGGTGCTAGCAGGACTGACCGCTCTCGCTGGTCACATCTGGCCTGTTTGGCTGAATTTCAAAGGCGGAAAAGCAGTAGCAACAGGATTCGGCATGTTTCTAGGTCTGGCCTGGCCCGTGGGACTGGCCAGTTTTGGTGTGTTTTTGTTGACTCTTTGGATCTTCCGGATCGTGTCGCTCTCCAGTGTGTTGGCCGCCGTCAGCCTGCCCCTGTTGATGATCCGCTTCTCAGGCATTGGTTCCTACGTCCTGATCGCGCTGGTGGCCATGGGTTTGGTGCTCTGGCGACACCGCAGCAACCTTTCAAGGATCCTCGACGGCAGCGAGCCCAAAATTGGCCAAAAGGATTGA
- a CDS encoding ABC transporter permease, whose amino-acid sequence MNLLLMKSPRWLNRLGSSLLIGGQAVSATTKGRINTIDLFDQLQEAGPGSFLIVIITALAAGTVFNIQITAELNSMGAGSTVGGVLAIGLAREIAPLLTATLLTGKVATAYAAQLGTMKVTEQIDAITMLRTDPVEYLVVPRLIAMVVMAPVQCLLFFGVAIWSAQISSTNLYSIPPAVFWTAVRTWLTPDDLPFMLIKALVFGLQIGVIACGWGMTTKGGAKEVGTSTTGAVVMILVSVALMDVLLTQILFG is encoded by the coding sequence CTGAATCTCCTCTTAATGAAGTCCCCTCGCTGGCTGAACCGACTTGGCAGCAGCCTGCTGATCGGCGGACAAGCTGTCTCAGCCACAACCAAAGGTCGAATCAACACCATTGATTTGTTTGATCAGCTCCAGGAAGCAGGGCCTGGAAGCTTTTTAATCGTGATTATCACGGCCTTAGCTGCAGGCACCGTATTCAATATTCAAATCACAGCGGAGCTCAACAGCATGGGCGCTGGATCCACCGTGGGAGGTGTTCTCGCCATTGGTCTAGCCAGGGAGATTGCTCCCCTGCTCACGGCCACGCTGCTGACTGGAAAGGTTGCCACTGCCTATGCCGCCCAATTGGGAACGATGAAGGTCACCGAGCAGATCGACGCGATCACCATGCTGCGCACCGATCCCGTGGAGTACTTGGTGGTCCCGCGCCTGATCGCCATGGTGGTGATGGCACCGGTGCAATGCCTGTTGTTTTTTGGGGTTGCGATCTGGAGCGCTCAAATCAGCAGCACCAACCTCTACAGCATCCCTCCAGCCGTGTTTTGGACAGCCGTTAGGACCTGGCTAACACCTGATGACCTGCCCTTCATGTTGATCAAAGCACTGGTCTTTGGTCTTCAAATCGGTGTCATTGCCTGCGGATGGGGAATGACCACCAAAGGCGGAGCGAAAGAGGTTGGCACCAGCACCACAGGGGCTGTGGTCATGATCCTTGTCAGCGTGGCGCTGATGGATGTATTGCTCACCCAGATTTTATTCGGCTGA
- a CDS encoding MFS transporter, with protein MLAYGLGDAGTGLAATTLGFYLFPFFTSAAGLPALIAGSLLTVIKLWDAINDPLIGWMSDHTRTRWGPRLPWMFAAALPLGISLAAMWWVPEGSILQRTAYYVLMAILLMTAYTSVNLPYAALSTELTPNTAIRTRLNAARFTGSILAGTIGLLIAVFVLREGSGGYLLMGQITGTIAAAATLLCCWGLAPYAKKAQRPSGNKEPLRQQLRRIRSNSRFLMVLGLYLLLWFGLQLMQVVALIWLVQVIHVPAGIATLLLLAFNIAALVGLQVWSVLSNRFGRIKALGWGSSIWIAACLLSMTLAPLTDNSLVALIPVIGLIMLVGLGASTAYLIPWSLLPDAIDADPTRPAGLYTAWMVFGQKLIIGLSMSVFGTLLQLTGYISTKTADGALSSVQQPETALIAIRLCMGFIPAVLVVIGLLLMRRWPDRGAHLHSA; from the coding sequence ATGCTCGCTTATGGGCTTGGAGATGCAGGTACCGGACTAGCCGCCACGACGTTGGGGTTTTACCTGTTTCCCTTTTTCACCTCTGCAGCAGGGTTGCCAGCTCTCATTGCCGGCTCCCTACTCACCGTGATCAAACTTTGGGATGCCATCAATGATCCGTTGATCGGCTGGATGAGCGATCACACAAGGACTCGATGGGGCCCAAGACTTCCCTGGATGTTTGCGGCCGCACTGCCATTGGGCATCAGCCTGGCAGCGATGTGGTGGGTACCTGAGGGCAGCATTTTGCAACGCACGGCGTATTACGTGCTGATGGCCATCCTGCTGATGACGGCCTACACCAGCGTGAATCTGCCCTATGCGGCGCTTTCCACCGAGCTCACACCGAATACGGCGATTCGCACGCGGCTGAATGCAGCTCGTTTTACCGGATCCATTTTGGCGGGAACCATCGGGTTACTCATCGCTGTTTTCGTCTTGCGAGAGGGGAGTGGGGGCTACTTATTAATGGGACAAATCACAGGAACGATCGCAGCAGCAGCCACGCTGCTTTGCTGCTGGGGTCTTGCCCCATATGCCAAAAAAGCTCAACGCCCCAGTGGCAACAAAGAGCCCCTACGGCAACAACTGCGGCGCATTCGCTCCAACTCACGATTTTTGATGGTGCTAGGGCTGTATTTACTGCTGTGGTTTGGCCTACAGCTGATGCAAGTGGTTGCCCTGATTTGGCTCGTCCAAGTCATCCACGTTCCAGCTGGAATTGCCACATTGCTCTTGCTTGCCTTCAATATCGCCGCATTGGTGGGTCTCCAGGTTTGGAGCGTGCTGTCCAACCGGTTCGGCCGAATCAAGGCACTTGGCTGGGGATCGAGCATTTGGATTGCCGCCTGTCTCCTTTCGATGACCCTTGCGCCACTGACGGATAACAGCCTGGTTGCCCTGATCCCGGTGATCGGCCTGATCATGCTGGTTGGATTGGGGGCCTCAACGGCTTATCTCATCCCCTGGTCCCTGCTGCCTGATGCGATCGACGCTGATCCCACCCGCCCAGCGGGCCTCTACACGGCATGGATGGTGTTTGGACAAAAACTCATCATTGGCCTCAGCATGAGCGTTTTTGGAACATTGCTCCAGCTCACTGGCTACATCTCCACCAAGACAGCCGATGGCGCATTGAGTTCTGTCCAACAGCCTGAAACAGCACTGATTGCCATTCGTCTTTGCATGGGTTTTATTCCGGCTGTGTTGGTGGTGATCGGGCTTCTGTTGATGCGACGCTGGCCTGATCGCGGCGCTCATCTGCACAGCGCTTAA
- a CDS encoding glycogen-debranching protein — MSTIHRGSPWPLGSTITPRGVNFSVAAPTANRLELLIFSHPEAKTPEQVIELSEEHRSADYWHVEVEGVGAGCCYCYRVFGPIEPGGHGFRPAKVLVDPCARAIDGWNIYQRAAATGASPNTDRCLKSVVCERDPFDFQAHPRPRHSWQETVIYELHIGGFTKRPDSGVSPDQRGTYLGVIEKIPYLKELGVTTIELLPIQAFDPNDAPAGRDNVWGYSPLSWFAPHHEYATGSDPHSARDQVRDLVAACHDEGIEVLLDVVYNHTTEGNRNGPTLSWRGFADRNYYHQSDAGEYMDVSGCGNSIAANDPLSRQLILESLRCWSNELGIDGFRFDLGIALSRGEKLKPLEHPPLFEAMEADPQLSELKLVSEPWDCGGLYRLSDFPAKRIGTWNGHFRDALRSFWKGDEGSTWPLGQRFRGSPDLYNGKAASLGSSVNLITAHDGFSLLDLVSFNNKHNLANGENNRDGENHNNSWNHGVEGPSSDRAIQTLRRRQQRNLLSTLLLSRGVPMLLMGDEVGRSQGGNNNTWCQDSPLSWMIWGDDHCDHELQAYVQRLLNVRQQLAVLFNPIRPHIEKKPLRSNDSDELWRQWHGVELSKPDWANWSHCLAMSLQQGHQGAVLWMGFNAYFKSMHFDLPEAASPWCRLIDTALPAGEDLPTRIERWSPSGVPLEARSLVVMVAQEYADRLSL; from the coding sequence TTGAGCACGATCCATCGCGGCAGTCCCTGGCCACTAGGCAGCACGATCACACCTCGAGGTGTGAATTTTTCTGTTGCAGCGCCAACGGCCAATCGGCTCGAATTACTGATCTTTTCCCATCCAGAGGCAAAAACACCTGAGCAGGTGATTGAGCTGTCGGAGGAACATCGCTCGGCAGATTATTGGCATGTCGAGGTCGAAGGAGTTGGTGCTGGCTGTTGCTACTGCTATCGGGTGTTTGGCCCCATTGAGCCAGGTGGCCATGGCTTTAGACCCGCCAAGGTGCTAGTTGACCCCTGCGCACGGGCCATTGATGGCTGGAACATCTACCAGCGAGCAGCGGCGACCGGTGCATCACCTAACACCGATAGGTGCTTGAAATCGGTGGTTTGCGAACGAGATCCGTTCGATTTCCAAGCCCATCCCCGTCCTCGCCACAGCTGGCAAGAGACCGTGATCTACGAGCTCCACATCGGCGGGTTCACCAAACGCCCCGACAGCGGTGTAAGCCCAGATCAACGCGGAACCTATTTGGGAGTGATCGAAAAGATCCCCTACCTGAAGGAGCTCGGGGTCACCACGATCGAGCTCCTTCCGATCCAAGCCTTCGATCCCAACGATGCCCCCGCTGGTCGTGACAATGTTTGGGGCTACAGCCCTCTCAGTTGGTTCGCACCACATCACGAATATGCGACGGGCTCGGATCCCCATTCGGCTCGAGACCAGGTCCGAGACCTCGTAGCGGCCTGCCATGACGAAGGCATTGAAGTCCTTTTAGATGTGGTTTACAACCACACCACCGAAGGGAACCGCAACGGTCCCACCTTGAGCTGGAGGGGATTTGCTGATCGCAATTACTACCACCAGAGCGATGCAGGTGAGTACATGGACGTGAGCGGATGTGGCAACAGCATTGCTGCCAACGATCCACTCTCCAGACAACTCATCCTTGAATCACTCCGTTGCTGGTCCAATGAACTGGGTATCGACGGATTCCGTTTCGATTTAGGGATTGCTCTCAGCCGCGGGGAGAAGCTGAAACCCCTTGAACACCCTCCCCTGTTTGAAGCGATGGAGGCTGATCCTCAGCTGAGTGAACTCAAACTCGTGAGCGAACCCTGGGATTGTGGTGGGCTCTATCGGCTGAGTGATTTTCCAGCCAAACGGATTGGCACCTGGAATGGACACTTCCGTGATGCATTGCGCAGTTTCTGGAAAGGAGATGAGGGCAGCACCTGGCCTCTAGGACAACGCTTCCGTGGCAGTCCCGATTTGTACAACGGAAAAGCGGCAAGCCTTGGTAGCTCAGTGAACCTAATTACGGCCCATGACGGCTTCAGCCTCTTGGACCTCGTGAGCTTCAACAACAAACACAACTTGGCCAATGGTGAAAACAACAGAGATGGGGAGAACCACAACAACAGCTGGAATCACGGAGTCGAGGGGCCGAGCAGCGATCGCGCTATCCAGACACTGCGACGGCGCCAACAACGCAATCTGCTCAGCACCTTGCTGCTGAGTCGTGGTGTCCCGATGCTCCTTATGGGCGATGAAGTGGGGCGCAGTCAGGGAGGGAATAACAACACTTGGTGCCAGGACAGCCCGCTCAGCTGGATGATCTGGGGAGACGATCACTGCGATCACGAGTTGCAGGCCTACGTGCAACGCCTGCTGAATGTGCGCCAACAACTTGCGGTTTTATTCAATCCGATCCGGCCTCACATTGAAAAGAAACCGCTTCGATCAAACGATTCAGACGAGTTGTGGAGGCAGTGGCATGGCGTAGAGCTCAGCAAACCTGACTGGGCTAACTGGTCCCACTGCTTAGCGATGAGCCTGCAGCAAGGACATCAAGGGGCTGTGTTGTGGATGGGATTCAACGCGTACTTCAAATCCATGCACTTCGACTTACCAGAAGCGGCCTCGCCATGGTGTCGATTGATTGACACAGCATTACCTGCTGGAGAAGATCTCCCAACGCGGATCGAGCGTTGGAGTCCATCTGGAGTGCCATTAGAGGCGAGAAGCCTAGTAGTGATGGTGGCTCAGGAGTACGCAGACCGACTGAGTTTGTGA
- a CDS encoding DUF3086 domain-containing protein, whose protein sequence is MPDDTDQTPHEHSDETAEASSPEPEAPQSDDSAADSGSDALISLALTELQQRRDALHQDIESLNQRKRQLEQEIAGSFVGQSDAIARRVKGFQEYLSGALQGMAQSVEQLELVSQPVVVQPSPLDQEAASTQEGDNIADLTPAVADTFRPDEALIRSSLERFAEQPDFYADPWKLRRSLDHSDIALLEDWFFNQGGRGAQSSRGNRPRNVLVGSALIAILSDLYGDQFQTLVLAGQPERLGEWRRGLQDALGLGREDFGPNSGIVLFERGDALVERADRLEERGEVPLILIDAAERVVDIPVLQFPLWMAFAAGPGEIYDDDNELL, encoded by the coding sequence ATGCCTGACGACACCGATCAGACGCCCCACGAGCATTCCGACGAGACGGCCGAAGCGTCGTCGCCTGAACCGGAGGCACCACAAAGCGATGACTCTGCTGCAGATTCAGGTAGCGATGCCTTGATCAGCCTTGCCCTGACCGAGCTGCAACAACGCAGGGATGCTTTGCATCAAGACATCGAGAGCCTCAACCAACGAAAACGGCAGCTTGAACAGGAGATTGCAGGAAGCTTCGTCGGCCAATCCGATGCCATTGCACGGCGCGTGAAGGGATTCCAGGAGTACTTGAGCGGTGCGCTTCAGGGCATGGCTCAGTCGGTCGAGCAGTTGGAGCTGGTATCCCAGCCGGTTGTGGTGCAGCCTTCTCCTCTGGATCAAGAGGCTGCCAGCACTCAGGAAGGGGACAACATTGCAGATCTAACACCAGCGGTTGCCGACACCTTCAGGCCCGATGAAGCACTAATTCGCTCCAGCCTCGAGCGTTTTGCTGAGCAACCAGACTTCTATGCCGATCCTTGGAAGCTGCGCCGCAGCCTCGACCACAGCGACATCGCCCTCCTTGAAGACTGGTTCTTCAATCAAGGTGGACGAGGAGCGCAGTCCAGTCGCGGCAATCGCCCGCGAAACGTATTGGTAGGAAGTGCCCTGATTGCCATTCTCAGCGATCTCTACGGCGATCAGTTCCAAACCCTTGTTCTGGCTGGACAACCAGAGCGACTCGGAGAATGGCGGCGCGGATTGCAAGATGCCCTTGGATTAGGCCGCGAAGACTTCGGTCCAAACAGTGGCATCGTCCTGTTTGAACGCGGTGATGCCTTAGTCGAGCGCGCTGACCGCCTGGAAGAACGCGGTGAGGTTCCTTTGATCCTGATCGATGCCGCAGAGCGGGTCGTCGACATCCCCGTGCTTCAGTTCCCACTGTGGATGGCCTTTGCGGCTGGACCCGGTGAGATCTACGACGACGACAACGAACTTCTCTGA
- a CDS encoding GNAT family N-acetyltransferase, with translation MRRIQPADSPLLREIYVDAIQTQAAKAYSPEQIRAWTNLAWLPGVLDRALEEGQGWISGIDDGFAIRYPSNRLSMLYCRGRSSRQGHGSALLQAIEGDAQRMGIQRLQTEASLLSRPMLEQRGWTVIAPEPFMIGGVPFVRFQMEKTLG, from the coding sequence ATGCGCCGTATCCAGCCCGCTGACTCCCCTTTACTACGCGAGATTTACGTAGATGCCATTCAAACGCAGGCCGCTAAGGCTTACAGCCCTGAGCAGATAAGAGCTTGGACTAACCTCGCCTGGCTACCAGGAGTTTTGGATCGCGCCTTGGAAGAAGGCCAGGGCTGGATCAGTGGGATCGATGATGGGTTCGCGATTCGCTATCCCTCCAACCGACTGTCAATGCTGTATTGCCGAGGTCGATCGTCTCGACAGGGGCATGGATCAGCTCTTCTTCAGGCCATTGAAGGCGATGCGCAGCGAATGGGAATCCAACGGTTGCAGACAGAGGCCAGCCTTCTCTCTCGACCCATGCTTGAACAAAGAGGCTGGACGGTGATCGCTCCTGAGCCATTCATGATTGGCGGCGTGCCTTTCGTTCGTTTCCAGATGGAAAAAACATTGGGCTGA
- a CDS encoding phosphotransacetylase family protein, which translates to MGNTLLIGSCEPFSGKSALVLGLARHLQSEGQTVRFGKPLATSLEWTAKGSPLPDPLIDDDVRFVGTTLGLDETRLIPSLHLLSPETADTRLRQGNLEAGTGLEMLLKDLQNDQDSFTMLEAAGSLHEGLMYGLSLVQLAQGLDAPVILVHLWQDSRSVDALLAAQHQLGDRLAGVVLNAVTPDEVEELNQHVVPALQALGLEVFGVMPRSPLLRSVTVGELVRRLDARVICCKERLELLVETLSIGAMNVNSAMEFFRRRRNMAVVTGADRTDIQLAALEASTQCLILTGAGEPLPQLVNRADELEVPLLKVEHDTLATVEVIEQAFGHVRLHETVKATYAFRLVEEHCHLSELFRAIS; encoded by the coding sequence ATGGGCAACACACTGCTGATCGGATCCTGTGAGCCGTTCAGCGGCAAATCCGCTCTCGTACTTGGATTAGCCCGCCATCTCCAGTCTGAAGGCCAGACTGTTCGCTTTGGCAAACCACTGGCCACGAGTCTTGAGTGGACAGCCAAGGGTTCTCCTCTGCCTGACCCGCTGATTGATGACGACGTGCGATTCGTTGGCACAACCCTTGGGCTCGACGAGACCCGCTTGATTCCGTCTCTCCACCTGCTCTCTCCAGAGACAGCCGACACTCGCTTGAGGCAAGGGAATTTGGAAGCGGGAACGGGGCTCGAAATGCTGCTGAAGGATCTGCAAAACGATCAAGACAGCTTCACCATGCTCGAAGCAGCAGGAAGCCTCCATGAAGGTTTGATGTACGGCCTCAGCCTCGTACAACTTGCTCAGGGACTCGATGCTCCTGTGATCCTTGTGCATCTTTGGCAAGACAGCCGGAGTGTTGATGCCCTACTCGCAGCGCAGCATCAGCTCGGAGATCGACTAGCAGGTGTTGTCTTGAATGCAGTAACACCGGATGAAGTCGAGGAGCTGAACCAACATGTTGTGCCGGCTCTCCAGGCGCTGGGATTGGAGGTCTTCGGGGTGATGCCGCGGTCTCCTCTGCTGCGCAGCGTCACCGTTGGAGAGCTGGTGCGACGTCTTGATGCCAGAGTGATTTGTTGCAAAGAACGCCTCGAACTCCTGGTTGAGACCCTGAGTATCGGAGCTATGAATGTGAATTCCGCGATGGAATTCTTCAGGCGGCGGCGCAACATGGCGGTGGTGACAGGAGCGGATCGCACCGATATTCAGCTCGCAGCTCTGGAGGCCTCAACGCAGTGCCTCATCCTCACCGGCGCTGGAGAGCCTCTTCCCCAACTGGTCAATCGTGCCGATGAATTAGAGGTACCACTTCTGAAGGTTGAGCACGACACGCTGGCCACCGTTGAAGTGATCGAACAGGCCTTTGGACACGTTCGACTTCACGAAACAGTGAAGGCCACCTACGCCTTCCGACTGGTCGAAGAGCACTGCCACCTGAGCGAATTATTTCGTGCCATTAGCTGA
- a CDS encoding DUF3119 family protein, with amino-acid sequence MTPSPETNSVTISPNPRLPLVILLLSASLWPLPLSPWPPLVVGLFGVFLLVQTYILKLEFSEHDLVVWRGQEELRRFPFSEWMSWRLFAPWLPGLFYFREIKSIHFLPILFNPEELQEQLEKRVGHLQQAKS; translated from the coding sequence ATGACACCCTCCCCAGAGACCAACAGCGTGACCATCAGCCCGAACCCCAGGCTCCCGCTTGTGATTCTGCTGCTAAGTGCAAGCCTTTGGCCCTTACCCCTCAGTCCCTGGCCGCCCCTCGTCGTGGGGTTATTTGGCGTGTTTCTTCTGGTGCAGACCTACATCCTGAAACTTGAATTCAGCGAACACGATCTGGTGGTGTGGCGCGGACAAGAAGAGCTACGCCGTTTCCCCTTCAGTGAATGGATGTCATGGCGTCTGTTCGCGCCTTGGCTGCCGGGACTTTTTTACTTCCGTGAAATCAAAAGTATTCATTTCCTGCCGATCCTGTTCAATCCAGAAGAACTTCAAGAACAACTGGAAAAACGGGTGGGACACCTACAACAAGCCAAATCCTGA
- the gluQRS gene encoding tRNA glutamyl-Q(34) synthetase GluQRS, whose product MQLPDHLSQVLQNGQGLSQRCYRGRFAPTPSGPLHLGNVRTALLSWLRARLNNGQWLLRVDDLDTPRIRTGSIESVLQDLRWLGLNWDGPVVLQSRRRGLYGSFLSTLRKQGYLYPCRCSRRQLDGATIYPGTCRRLHQDWGFKDARLPSWRLRVVEPFATAVGDVVLRRADGVIAYHLATSIDELALGINEVVRGQDLVSVCAAQSAVITSLGMTSPRYGYVPLLCDASGQKLSKRDHVTGLSALRDRGEGAAQVIGRLAASLGLVSPTTAISAEELLEELRERQDKLTSLIVGADSS is encoded by the coding sequence ATCCAGCTTCCTGATCACCTAAGTCAAGTCCTGCAGAACGGTCAGGGGCTAAGCCAACGGTGCTATCGGGGCCGATTTGCGCCGACTCCATCCGGTCCTCTTCATCTCGGCAATGTGAGGACGGCCCTTTTGTCTTGGCTGCGTGCCCGACTCAACAACGGGCAATGGCTGTTGCGGGTGGATGATCTCGACACCCCAAGGATTCGTACTGGCTCCATTGAATCTGTGTTGCAAGACCTTCGCTGGCTTGGACTCAACTGGGATGGACCCGTCGTACTGCAAAGCAGACGACGCGGACTCTATGGCTCATTCCTTTCCACGTTACGGAAGCAGGGTTATCTCTATCCCTGTCGCTGCAGTCGCCGGCAGCTTGACGGTGCAACGATTTATCCGGGAACGTGCAGGCGGCTTCATCAAGATTGGGGCTTTAAGGACGCGCGACTACCTTCCTGGAGACTGCGCGTTGTTGAGCCTTTTGCGACAGCGGTAGGAGATGTCGTTCTCCGTCGCGCCGATGGGGTCATTGCGTATCACTTGGCTACGTCCATCGACGAGTTGGCCTTAGGTATCAACGAGGTGGTGCGAGGACAGGATCTTGTGTCTGTCTGTGCTGCCCAGAGTGCAGTCATCACGTCCTTGGGGATGACCTCTCCGCGCTACGGGTACGTGCCCTTGCTCTGTGATGCATCCGGTCAAAAACTGTCAAAACGCGATCATGTGACAGGCCTGAGCGCGCTGCGTGATCGTGGAGAAGGTGCAGCACAAGTGATTGGCCGATTGGCCGCATCTCTGGGTCTGGTATCTCCTACGACTGCGATTTCTGCTGAAGAATTGCTAGAGGAGCTCAGAGAGCGTCAGGACAAGCTCACGTCATTGATTGTTGGGGCTGATTCTTCATAA
- a CDS encoding HU family DNA-binding protein produces MNKADLVNLVAARTELTKTDVSLVVDAAIDTIIDSVVEGKKVSILGFGSFEPRERSARQGLNPKTGEKIKIPAKRVPAFTAGKMFKDRVQG; encoded by the coding sequence ATGAACAAAGCTGACCTCGTCAACCTCGTTGCCGCTCGCACTGAACTCACCAAAACGGACGTCTCCCTCGTGGTTGACGCCGCTATCGACACCATCATTGATTCGGTTGTCGAAGGGAAAAAAGTTTCAATCCTTGGTTTCGGTTCGTTTGAACCACGCGAGCGTTCTGCTCGTCAGGGCCTGAACCCTAAAACCGGTGAAAAGATCAAAATTCCTGCCAAGCGTGTTCCAGCATTTACCGCAGGCAAAATGTTCAAAGACCGCGTCCAGGGCTAG